One window of uncultured Trichococcus sp. genomic DNA carries:
- a CDS encoding Txe/YoeB family addiction module toxin, producing MGYSVKIAKSAMKDLKNLKSAHLDQKFIGLMEILKENPFQNPPPYEKLVGNLDDKYSRRLNIQHRVVYSVDIAKKEVIIWSAWTHYER from the coding sequence TTGGGATACTCTGTAAAAATAGCAAAATCCGCTATGAAAGACCTAAAAAATTTAAAATCCGCTCATTTAGATCAAAAATTCATCGGATTGATGGAAATCTTAAAAGAAAACCCCTTCCAAAATCCACCGCCTTATGAAAAATTGGTCGGAAATTTGGATGATAAATATTCACGACGGTTAAATATCCAACATCGGGTAGTCTATTCTGTTGACATTGCCAAAAAAGAAGTCATTATTTGGTCTGCTTGGACACATTACGAAAGATAG